Proteins from a single region of Methanoculleus taiwanensis:
- the alaS gene encoding alanine--tRNA ligase → MLEEEYTLDYFKSQGLERKVCKKCGAAFWTRDPEREFCGDAPCVHYDFIGNPVFTPHTVDEMREAFLSFFERHGHTRLERYPVAARWRDDIYLTIASIADFQPYVTSGVVPPPANPLTISQPCIRLNDLDSVGRSGRHLTQFEMMAHHAFNTPHEDIYWKDETVALCEEFIASIGGNLDAVTYKEHPWIGGGNAGPSVEVLIGGLEVATLVFMNLGRQKTARPPIELEGTPYYPMDLRIVDTGYGLERFVWASRGSPTIYDAVFPEMVSRLMHSANLEYLLDNDEFTTILGMNARFAGVMDISGTNLINLRRRVAEAIDVPIEKLERMIGPIEKVYAVADHTRCLAYMLGDCIVPSNVREGYLARLVLRRTLRMMNDLAMDEDIADLIEQQMRIVGLDSFDQDLDVVREIVGNEVGKYATTLERGTRTVQKLAKTYTQKQEPIPLAEVITLYDSHGIPPELVREVAGAEGATVEVPDNFYSLIADLHSESQKDEGTDPLAAYRERADALPPTKKLYYEQTAEIEFEAMVLDQFDGYVVLDQTLFYPEGGGQPSDTGTLVTSDSMVRVDEAVKLGEVILHHTRGGSLKRGERVKGMVDEERRRSLMRHHTATHVLLHAAKEVLGAHIHQAGAQKGSETSRLDIRHYRHITPDELKRIEVAANRMVMADLPIAIRIEERTKAEQKYGFTLYQGGVPPGRDIRTVQVGGDVQACAGTHCRTTGEIGPIAIVTVEHIQDGVERIVFAAGVAAVHYMQHVGDLLNSAADVVSVQPEYLPATVTRFFSEWKEQKKEIERLAQKVVELEKKDLEGEVVGGVQVVVKRIDAAAKELVALAGSIAEAGGVALLVGVNEKATVVATSGNPAVNAADIVKEVTGILGGRGGGKPNLAQGAGPDTSRVEQALETGRQQIIEALHG, encoded by the coding sequence ATGCTCGAAGAAGAATATACGCTTGACTATTTTAAATCCCAGGGCCTTGAGCGGAAGGTATGCAAAAAGTGCGGGGCGGCATTCTGGACACGGGATCCGGAACGGGAGTTCTGCGGAGACGCTCCCTGCGTGCACTACGACTTCATCGGTAATCCGGTCTTCACCCCCCACACCGTCGATGAGATGCGCGAAGCATTTCTCTCCTTCTTTGAACGCCACGGGCATACACGGCTCGAACGCTATCCGGTGGCCGCCCGGTGGAGAGACGATATCTATCTGACGATCGCATCCATCGCAGACTTCCAGCCCTATGTGACGAGCGGCGTCGTGCCGCCCCCGGCAAACCCGCTGACCATATCCCAGCCCTGCATCCGGCTTAATGATCTCGATTCGGTTGGCCGGTCAGGCCGCCACCTGACGCAGTTTGAGATGATGGCGCACCACGCCTTCAACACCCCGCACGAGGATATCTACTGGAAGGACGAGACGGTCGCTCTCTGCGAGGAGTTCATCGCCTCTATCGGGGGCAATCTCGATGCCGTCACCTATAAGGAACACCCGTGGATCGGCGGCGGCAATGCCGGGCCTTCCGTTGAGGTGCTGATCGGCGGACTCGAGGTCGCGACGCTCGTCTTCATGAACCTCGGGCGGCAGAAGACTGCCCGCCCGCCTATCGAACTCGAAGGTACTCCCTACTACCCGATGGATCTCCGGATCGTCGATACCGGGTACGGCCTTGAACGGTTCGTCTGGGCGTCCCGGGGTTCGCCGACGATATACGATGCGGTCTTCCCCGAGATGGTGAGCCGCCTGATGCACTCGGCAAACCTCGAGTATCTCCTCGACAACGACGAGTTCACGACGATCCTCGGGATGAACGCCCGGTTTGCCGGCGTCATGGATATCTCGGGAACGAACCTCATCAACCTCCGGAGGAGGGTGGCGGAGGCGATCGACGTCCCGATCGAGAAGCTCGAGCGGATGATCGGCCCCATCGAGAAGGTCTACGCCGTCGCCGACCATACCCGGTGCCTCGCCTACATGCTCGGCGACTGCATCGTCCCGTCGAACGTCCGCGAGGGATACCTCGCCCGCCTGGTGCTCCGCCGGACGCTCCGGATGATGAACGATCTTGCGATGGACGAGGATATCGCCGACCTGATCGAGCAGCAGATGCGGATCGTGGGCCTGGACTCCTTCGACCAGGATCTCGACGTCGTCCGGGAGATCGTCGGAAACGAGGTCGGCAAGTACGCGACCACGCTCGAGCGCGGAACCCGCACCGTCCAGAAGCTCGCGAAGACCTACACGCAGAAGCAGGAGCCCATCCCCCTCGCCGAGGTGATCACGCTCTACGACTCGCACGGCATTCCGCCCGAACTGGTCAGAGAGGTTGCCGGAGCCGAGGGAGCCACCGTCGAGGTGCCCGACAACTTCTACTCCCTGATCGCCGATCTCCACTCCGAGTCGCAGAAGGATGAGGGAACCGACCCGCTTGCCGCATACCGCGAGCGGGCGGACGCGCTCCCGCCGACGAAGAAGCTCTACTACGAGCAGACAGCGGAGATCGAGTTCGAGGCGATGGTGCTCGACCAGTTCGACGGCTATGTCGTCCTCGACCAGACGCTCTTCTATCCGGAAGGCGGCGGCCAGCCGTCCGATACCGGAACCCTCGTCACCTCGGACAGCATGGTCAGGGTCGACGAAGCCGTCAAGCTCGGCGAGGTCATCCTGCACCACACCAGGGGCGGGAGCCTGAAACGGGGCGAGCGGGTCAAGGGCATGGTCGACGAGGAGCGGCGCCGGTCGCTGATGCGGCACCACACGGCGACGCACGTCCTGCTTCACGCCGCAAAGGAGGTGCTCGGAGCGCACATCCACCAGGCCGGCGCCCAGAAGGGAAGCGAGACCTCGCGGCTCGATATCAGGCACTACCGCCACATCACGCCCGATGAACTGAAACGGATCGAGGTGGCCGCGAACCGGATGGTGATGGCCGATCTTCCGATCGCCATCCGGATCGAGGAGCGCACCAAAGCCGAGCAGAAGTACGGGTTCACCCTCTACCAGGGAGGCGTGCCTCCCGGACGGGATATCCGGACGGTGCAGGTCGGCGGCGACGTCCAGGCGTGTGCGGGAACGCACTGCCGCACGACCGGCGAGATAGGGCCGATCGCGATCGTCACCGTCGAGCATATCCAGGACGGCGTCGAGCGGATCGTCTTTGCCGCGGGTGTGGCGGCGGTCCACTACATGCAGCACGTCGGCGATCTCCTGAATAGTGCCGCCGACGTGGTGAGCGTCCAGCCCGAGTACCTCCCGGCAACGGTGACCCGGTTCTTCTCGGAGTGGAAGGAGCAGAAGAAGGAGATCGAGCGGCTGGCGCAGAAGGTCGTCGAGCTCGAGAAGAAGGACCTCGAAGGAGAGGTCGTCGGCGGCGTGCAGGTCGTCGTAAAAAGGATCGATGCGGCCGCAAAAGAGCTCGTCGCCCTTGCGGGCAGCATCGCGGAGGCGGGCGGTGTCGCCCTCCTCGTCGGCGTAAACGAGAAAGCGACCGTCGTTGCGACGAGCGGTAATCCGGCCGTCAATGCGGCGGATATCGTGAAGGAAGTCACCGGCATCCTCGGCGGCCGTGGCGGCGGGAAACCGAACCTCGCCCAGGGCGCCGGGCCCGATACGTCCCGGGTCGAGCAGGCGCTCGAGACAGGGCGACAGCAGATCATCGAAGCACTCCATGGCTGA
- a CDS encoding ArsR/SmtB family transcription factor yields MAEDVVVLQSGDERAQRIAKAMASQTANDMIQAFGARSMSSTEVAGHLKIPVTTATYHIENLLDAGILEVTDTRWSKKGREVKVYGLTNQVLIIAPPVSDLRSVLQKYTALFAIVALASLALLGILPVLLPGSDGAMPAPTAAPLMGAGEKAADQFGITESRVANVPFASISIHDLVMAFFFGGCLVVFALMIYEIHYWWRSSPGYAARRKNN; encoded by the coding sequence ATGGCTGAAGACGTTGTTGTACTTCAATCCGGCGACGAGCGGGCGCAGAGGATCGCCAAAGCCATGGCGAGCCAGACCGCCAACGATATGATCCAGGCGTTCGGCGCACGGTCGATGTCCTCGACGGAGGTTGCCGGGCACCTCAAGATCCCGGTGACGACGGCGACCTACCATATCGAGAACCTGCTCGACGCCGGGATCCTCGAGGTGACCGATACCCGCTGGAGCAAGAAAGGGCGCGAGGTCAAGGTCTACGGTCTCACGAACCAGGTGCTGATCATCGCGCCGCCGGTGAGCGATCTCCGGTCGGTCTTACAGAAGTATACGGCGCTCTTTGCGATCGTCGCACTCGCGAGCCTCGCCCTCCTCGGTATCCTGCCGGTGCTCCTCCCCGGGAGCGACGGTGCCATGCCGGCGCCGACGGCGGCACCGCTTATGGGGGCCGGGGAAAAGGCGGCCGATCAGTTCGGGATCACCGAGTCGAGAGTTGCTAACGTTCCCTTCGCTTCCATCTCCATCCACGATCTCGTGATGGCGTTCTTCTTCGGCGGATGCCTCGTGGTCTTTGCGCTGATGATCTACGAGATCCACTACTGGTGGCGGTCGTCGCCCGGCTATGCCGCCCGAAGAAAGAATAACTGA
- a CDS encoding PEGA domain-containing protein, with protein MITNRTAIIGLALLVLCAGASTASAASIGGSEGWYTFHCNVNGASVYIDGGYKGEIAQGVLSVPVYTTGTPYQAYRLEMPGYQSAAGGLPGEPAAGETVDVYVTLNPLATSGSIYATSTPSGAAIYLNGNYRGVTPLTISSVTPGSYQIEADMSGYQPYPTTVSVSAGQTTNVLFPLQAIAQPGSIVISSNPSGAYVYMDASYKGKTPLTLSSVSAKSHVIELDMNGFYDWKTTVTVSPGVTSYVNAQMNPIPAQNPGYISVSSSPTGASVSVDGVYQGQTSATQALVVSGVTAGSHTVTLSLSGYQEYSTSVTVQSGTTTPINAAMTPLPPGPAGSISVSSSPAGANVYLDNAYKGVSPLTLTGVSTGSHVVKVQVSGYQDWSDSVQVNADSTSYVSASLNPVTTPTQSGALPFAALGALAVLGMIFVVRKRM; from the coding sequence ATGATAACAAACCGAACAGCAATTATCGGACTGGCCCTGCTCGTCCTCTGTGCCGGTGCCTCCACAGCTTCGGCAGCGAGCATCGGGGGGAGCGAAGGCTGGTACACCTTCCACTGCAACGTCAACGGTGCATCAGTCTATATCGACGGCGGATACAAGGGCGAGATCGCCCAGGGTGTCCTCTCGGTACCGGTCTACACGACAGGAACTCCGTACCAGGCCTACCGGCTCGAGATGCCGGGCTACCAGTCGGCGGCCGGAGGCCTTCCGGGCGAACCTGCCGCAGGAGAGACCGTCGACGTCTACGTCACGCTGAACCCTCTGGCAACGAGCGGTTCGATCTATGCGACCTCGACCCCCTCGGGAGCTGCCATCTACTTAAACGGCAACTACCGCGGCGTCACCCCGCTGACGATCAGCAGCGTCACCCCGGGCAGCTACCAGATTGAAGCGGACATGAGCGGCTACCAGCCCTACCCGACGACCGTCTCGGTGAGTGCAGGCCAGACGACGAACGTCCTCTTCCCGCTGCAGGCCATCGCGCAGCCGGGATCGATCGTCATCTCCTCGAACCCGTCGGGCGCCTACGTCTACATGGACGCCTCCTACAAGGGCAAGACGCCCCTGACCCTCTCGAGCGTCTCTGCAAAGAGCCACGTCATCGAGCTCGACATGAACGGCTTTTACGACTGGAAGACGACCGTGACGGTCTCCCCCGGCGTCACCTCGTACGTGAACGCTCAGATGAACCCGATCCCGGCGCAGAACCCCGGATACATCTCCGTCAGCTCGTCGCCCACCGGTGCAAGCGTCTCCGTTGACGGTGTCTACCAGGGACAGACCTCCGCCACCCAGGCGCTCGTCGTCAGCGGCGTCACCGCGGGAAGCCACACGGTGACCCTGTCGCTCTCCGGCTACCAGGAGTACTCGACCTCCGTGACCGTCCAGTCCGGCACGACCACACCCATCAACGCTGCGATGACCCCGCTCCCGCCGGGCCCGGCCGGTTCGATCTCAGTCTCGTCCTCGCCTGCAGGTGCGAACGTCTACCTCGACAACGCCTATAAGGGCGTCTCCCCCCTGACCCTGACGGGCGTCTCCACAGGGTCGCACGTCGTGAAGGTGCAGGTCTCCGGCTACCAGGACTGGTCCGACAGCGTGCAGGTGAACGCCGACAGCACGAGCTACGTCTCGGCATCCTTAAACCCGGTCACAACCCCGACCCAGTCCGGTGCACTGCCCTTCGCGGCGCTCGGCGCTCTTGCAGTCCTCGGCATGATCTTCGTCGTCCGGAAACGGATGTAA
- a CDS encoding acyl-CoA synthetase: MDDYDETCADFSIHVPKYFNFGYDVIDRWAETDRNKLAMIWVNQEGEEKKYSFRDLKNLSNGAANILLKYGIMKGDRVMLMLPRVPEWWIFVLALTKLGAVFCPCPTMLTPKDIKYRVNAGKFKMVITNSENAEKVDAICDECPTLTKRFLVDGERPGWASYPHEIDYPARVSHHSVSMPVERKTKATDPMLIYFTSGTTGQAKMVLHDQSYPLGHIVTAGLWQDVNEHDLHFTFSDTGWAKCAWGKIFGQWIQGACLFIYDIKGRFEATELLPLIEKYEVTTLCCPPTVYRMLILADLDKFDFRDLRHCCSAGEPLNPEVIRVWKEGTGLTIYEGYGQTETACCIATFPCMKNKPGSMGKPSPGWHIELHDDDGTPVGVRKEGRIAIKLDPRPPGLFVEYLDNPDANRESFVNGYYYTGDKAYMDEDGYFWFVGRDDDVIKSSGYRIGPFEVESALLEHPAVQESAVVGSPDLLRGMIVKAFVVLNPGFEPSESLVRDLQGYVRRTTAPYKYPRSIEFVKELPKTLSGKIQRNILREQELKRSANNQE, encoded by the coding sequence ATGGACGATTATGACGAGACGTGCGCGGACTTCTCGATCCACGTTCCGAAGTACTTCAACTTCGGCTACGACGTCATCGACCGGTGGGCGGAGACCGACCGGAACAAGCTCGCGATGATCTGGGTGAACCAGGAAGGGGAGGAGAAGAAGTACTCCTTCCGGGACTTGAAGAACCTCTCGAACGGGGCGGCGAACATTCTGCTGAAGTACGGGATCATGAAGGGCGACCGCGTCATGCTCATGCTCCCCCGGGTGCCGGAGTGGTGGATCTTCGTCCTCGCCCTCACGAAGCTCGGTGCGGTCTTCTGCCCCTGCCCGACGATGCTGACGCCGAAAGACATCAAGTACCGGGTCAATGCCGGGAAGTTCAAGATGGTCATCACGAACAGCGAGAACGCGGAGAAGGTCGACGCGATCTGCGACGAGTGCCCGACCCTGACGAAGCGGTTCCTGGTGGACGGCGAACGGCCGGGGTGGGCGAGCTACCCGCACGAGATCGACTATCCCGCACGGGTATCGCACCACTCGGTGAGTATGCCCGTCGAGAGGAAGACCAAGGCCACCGATCCGATGCTGATCTACTTCACCTCGGGGACGACCGGGCAGGCGAAGATGGTGCTGCACGATCAGAGCTACCCGCTCGGCCATATCGTGACCGCCGGGCTCTGGCAGGACGTCAACGAACACGACCTCCACTTCACCTTCTCGGATACCGGGTGGGCGAAGTGCGCCTGGGGCAAGATCTTCGGGCAGTGGATCCAGGGTGCCTGCCTCTTCATCTACGATATCAAAGGCCGGTTCGAGGCGACGGAACTCCTCCCCCTCATCGAGAAGTACGAGGTCACCACCCTCTGCTGCCCCCCGACGGTCTACCGGATGCTGATCCTCGCCGACCTCGACAAGTTCGATTTCCGCGACCTGCGCCACTGCTGCAGTGCGGGCGAGCCGCTCAACCCCGAGGTTATCCGGGTCTGGAAGGAAGGGACCGGGCTTACCATCTACGAGGGCTATGGCCAGACCGAGACGGCCTGCTGTATCGCGACGTTCCCGTGCATGAAGAATAAACCGGGCTCGATGGGAAAACCGTCCCCGGGATGGCATATCGAACTCCACGACGACGACGGCACTCCGGTCGGCGTGCGCAAGGAAGGAAGGATCGCGATCAAGCTCGACCCCCGGCCGCCGGGGCTCTTCGTCGAGTACCTCGACAACCCGGACGCGAACCGGGAGTCGTTCGTGAACGGCTACTACTACACCGGCGATAAAGCCTACATGGACGAGGACGGCTACTTCTGGTTCGTCGGCCGCGACGACGACGTCATCAAGAGCTCCGGGTATCGTATCGGCCCCTTCGAGGTCGAGAGCGCGCTCCTCGAGCACCCGGCGGTGCAGGAGTCCGCCGTCGTCGGGTCGCCCGATCTCCTCCGCGGGATGATCGTCAAGGCGTTCGTCGTCTTGAACCCGGGGTTCGAGCCCTCCGAGTCGCTGGTGAGGGATCTGCAGGGATACGTGCGCCGCACGACCGCCCCCTACAAGTACCCCCGGTCGATCGAGTTCGTGAAGGAACTCCCGAAAACCCTCTCCGGCAAGATCCAGCGGAACATTCTCCGGGAGCAGGAACTGAAGCGCAGCGCGAATAACCAGGAATAA
- the hisH gene encoding imidazole glycerol phosphate synthase subunit HisH — translation MKKIAIIDYGVGNLRSVYRGLERAGADATITADPEVIASADGIVLPGVGAFREGMEMLGDLKATVLASSREVPLLGICLGMQMLMDSSEEHGNHRGLALVPGEVKRFPAVPGMKVPHMGWNTIRIEAADPLFDGFPPESYVYFVHSFYASTTPEHTLTSTEYICPFASSIRNATTYGVQFHPEKSGAVGLRLLENFIDLIC, via the coding sequence ATGAAGAAGATAGCTATAATTGATTACGGTGTCGGGAACCTCCGGAGCGTTTACCGGGGGCTTGAGCGGGCAGGAGCGGACGCGACGATCACCGCCGATCCGGAGGTCATAGCATCCGCGGACGGCATCGTCCTCCCCGGTGTCGGCGCCTTCCGCGAAGGCATGGAGATGCTCGGCGACCTCAAAGCCACGGTGCTCGCCTCGAGCAGAGAGGTGCCGCTGCTCGGGATCTGCCTCGGGATGCAGATGCTCATGGACTCGAGCGAGGAGCACGGGAACCACCGGGGCCTGGCGCTGGTGCCGGGCGAAGTGAAACGGTTTCCGGCCGTCCCCGGCATGAAAGTGCCGCACATGGGCTGGAACACCATCCGGATCGAAGCGGCCGATCCGCTCTTCGACGGGTTCCCGCCCGAGAGTTACGTCTACTTCGTCCACTCCTTCTACGCCTCGACCACGCCCGAACATACGCTGACGTCGACCGAGTACATCTGCCCGTTCGCCTCGTCCATCCGGAACGCCACCACCTACGGCGTGCAGTTCCACCCTGAAAAGAGCGGGGCCGTGGGGCTTCGGCTTCTTGAAAACTTTATCGATCTCATCTGCTGA
- a CDS encoding phosphoadenosine phosphosulfate reductase domain-containing protein — protein sequence MPRIYLGKILLRWCDACHAPVMAETCACGAATRPVSVTPPGDARPAFPDDIDRINRIYQEYFGAPLIPDGHLALLNKVPSDDRMDEIVMGGAVVGAVRYLPAEDRWEPLPRPHAAAYMTPAKRYVVVDDGAVPSIRDEGASLLAPGLVAIDPAVAVGDEVFILTRGGECIGVGRAKASAADTEGMERGTVIRTRKNFPATCVPGEATWDTAVAANADILEKFERSAVEFVRDVIDKNPAIQPTVSYSGGKDSLATLLVVLEAIGKVPLIFADTGLEFPETYENIDDVAECYDLPVIRINESANFWKTFDEQGPPAVDFRWCCKVCKLHPVAHLIDEHWGECLSFIGQRKYESVKRMQSRRVWRNSHVRNQLSAAPIQTWTAMHVWLYIFQKQAPYNRLYEQGLDRIGCFMCPSSDMATLQMIEETCPDLWADWTERLRGWQERQELPSAWVDDGLWRRRGGQDEEDSYN from the coding sequence ATGCCCCGCATTTATTTAGGAAAGATCCTGCTCCGCTGGTGCGACGCCTGCCACGCACCGGTGATGGCGGAGACCTGCGCCTGCGGCGCCGCGACACGGCCGGTCTCCGTAACGCCGCCCGGGGATGCACGCCCGGCCTTCCCGGACGATATCGACCGGATCAACCGGATCTACCAGGAGTACTTCGGCGCCCCCCTCATCCCCGACGGCCACCTGGCGCTGCTGAACAAGGTGCCCTCGGACGACCGGATGGACGAGATCGTCATGGGCGGTGCGGTCGTCGGCGCCGTGCGCTATCTCCCGGCCGAGGACCGCTGGGAACCGCTGCCCCGGCCGCATGCCGCCGCCTACATGACGCCGGCGAAACGCTACGTCGTCGTCGACGACGGCGCCGTCCCCTCGATCCGTGACGAAGGAGCAAGCCTCCTCGCCCCCGGTCTCGTCGCCATCGACCCGGCGGTCGCGGTCGGCGACGAGGTCTTCATCCTCACGCGGGGCGGCGAGTGCATCGGTGTCGGGCGGGCGAAGGCGAGCGCTGCCGATACCGAAGGAATGGAGCGCGGAACGGTCATCCGGACACGCAAGAACTTCCCGGCGACCTGTGTCCCGGGAGAGGCAACCTGGGATACGGCCGTCGCCGCCAACGCCGATATCCTCGAGAAGTTCGAGCGATCGGCCGTCGAGTTCGTGCGGGACGTCATCGATAAGAATCCCGCCATCCAGCCGACCGTCTCGTATTCGGGCGGGAAAGACAGTCTCGCAACGCTGCTCGTCGTCCTCGAGGCGATCGGGAAGGTGCCCCTTATCTTCGCCGACACGGGGCTCGAGTTCCCCGAGACCTACGAGAACATCGACGACGTCGCGGAGTGCTACGACCTCCCGGTCATCCGGATCAACGAGTCCGCAAACTTCTGGAAGACCTTCGACGAGCAGGGGCCGCCTGCCGTCGACTTCCGGTGGTGCTGCAAGGTCTGCAAACTCCACCCCGTCGCCCACCTCATCGACGAGCACTGGGGCGAATGCCTCTCGTTCATCGGCCAGCGGAAGTACGAGTCGGTCAAGAGGATGCAGAGCCGGCGGGTCTGGAGGAACAGCCACGTCAGGAACCAGCTCTCCGCAGCGCCGATCCAGACGTGGACAGCGATGCACGTCTGGCTCTACATCTTCCAGAAACAGGCGCCCTACAACCGGCTCTATGAGCAGGGGCTTGACAGAATCGGCTGCTTTATGTGCCCCTCGAGCGACATGGCAACACTGCAGATGATCGAGGAGACCTGCCCGGATCTCTGGGCGGACTGGACGGAACGCCTGCGAGGATGGCAGGAACGCCAGGAACTCCCCTCTGCATGGGTGGACGACGGGCTCTGGCGCAGGAGAGGCGGTCAGGATGAAGAAGATAGCTATAATTGA
- a CDS encoding PKD domain-containing protein → MNSYRTSIIIGCSILVVMGLLCAPSAAQTVASGGTVYVGEENLDLTGLDPMIVQLVHYSDFAAGAVDNSIDVATPSDFDLLAADVGSVTGAYYVWNATGPVKPDIYVDVQVPLDSDPVSLAAPLPPLPILPCSFFGRVTVNGDPAAPGTVITAWINGSERGSLTTTESGIYGGSEGPDPKLLVQGPGTDVGQTITFRVDGIEADERSTYIEGDVRELDLSVEFVESNFTANATAGPVPLAVQFTDTSIGDPTVWNWSFGDGATSAEQHPVHTYTAAGTYTVNLTVTAALESNAVTKAGYITVYAAAPLVTDPAAAPAIIPTDTDGIPGTGERTMLSVAVTGAGIASVTVNLSAIGGSSVAPMIDAGNGTWTMSTAATVPSPFVDGAYQPVLLPMNATDQNGISNTSVSIPLMVVRNGDANQDNRVTLYDAVYIARHTLEMEGYPMTGSVGMVSGGEALSLPDAMYLAKHLLGILGYGTLH, encoded by the coding sequence ATGAATTCGTACCGAACCTCAATTATCATCGGCTGTAGTATCCTGGTAGTGATGGGTCTTCTCTGCGCTCCCTCTGCAGCGCAGACCGTTGCCTCTGGCGGCACCGTCTACGTCGGCGAAGAGAACCTCGACCTGACCGGGCTCGACCCGATGATTGTCCAGCTTGTACACTACAGCGACTTTGCGGCGGGTGCTGTCGATAACAGCATCGATGTGGCGACTCCCTCCGATTTTGATCTCCTTGCGGCGGATGTCGGCAGCGTCACCGGCGCCTACTACGTATGGAATGCAACCGGCCCGGTCAAACCGGACATCTATGTTGACGTTCAGGTGCCCCTCGACTCCGACCCGGTCTCTCTTGCGGCTCCTCTGCCCCCCCTTCCCATCCTTCCCTGCAGTTTCTTCGGCAGGGTTACGGTGAACGGCGACCCGGCCGCTCCGGGAACCGTCATCACCGCGTGGATCAACGGCAGTGAGCGGGGATCCCTGACCACGACCGAATCCGGGATATACGGCGGGAGCGAGGGGCCTGACCCGAAGCTGCTCGTCCAGGGTCCCGGAACTGATGTAGGGCAGACGATAACATTCCGGGTGGACGGCATTGAAGCAGATGAAAGAAGCACCTATATCGAAGGAGACGTTCGGGAGCTGGATCTCTCTGTTGAGTTCGTCGAATCGAATTTCACCGCGAACGCCACCGCCGGCCCCGTACCGCTTGCCGTGCAGTTCACCGACACCTCTATCGGCGACCCGACGGTGTGGAACTGGTCGTTCGGCGACGGTGCCACCTCGGCCGAGCAGCACCCGGTGCACACCTATACGGCAGCGGGCACCTACACGGTGAACCTGACGGTGACCGCTGCCCTCGAGAGCAACGCTGTGACGAAGGCGGGCTATATCACCGTCTATGCTGCCGCACCGCTCGTTACCGATCCCGCGGCGGCGCCTGCCATTATCCCGACCGACACCGACGGCATCCCCGGCACGGGTGAGAGAACTATGCTCTCCGTGGCGGTGACCGGCGCAGGCATCGCCTCGGTGACGGTGAACCTCTCGGCGATCGGCGGGTCGTCCGTAGCACCAATGATCGACGCCGGAAACGGCACCTGGACGATGAGCACTGCAGCAACGGTGCCGTCACCGTTTGTGGATGGCGCCTATCAGCCGGTGCTCCTCCCCATGAACGCGACCGACCAAAACGGCATCAGCAACACCTCGGTCTCGATCCCGCTCATGGTCGTGCGGAACGGGGATGCGAACCAGGATAACCGGGTCACGCTCTACGACGCCGTCTACATTGCCCGGCACACGCTCGAGATGGAAGGGTACCCGATGACCGGGAGCGTCGGGATGGTCTCGGGCGGCGAAGCACTCTCGCTGCCTGACGCAATGTACCTCGCAAAGCACCTCCTCGGGATACTTGGGTACGGGACGCTCCACTGA
- a CDS encoding ABC transporter ATP-binding protein has protein sequence MNPNLSKAIEVRDLRKVYNGRIAVDGISFDVHTGEVFGFLGPNGAGKTTTVRMLTGIIVPDGGSATILGHDVVREPVRSKQVIGVVPETANAYDDLTAWQNLMLMADLYGLWRSAARRPATDLLEELGLFDRRDQKVAGFSKGMRQRLILAMALLHDPPLLFLDEPTSGLDVQSTHLMLAILSERNRAGTTIFLTTHNMDEANRLCDRVGIIRAGRIAAIDSPKRLKQTINRMHAIEVGFDRPVEAPVLVGLPGIDGVSQHGDTWRLETADTDAAIASVVAAARSSGARILSLSTLSPTLDEVYLRLTGGDE, from the coding sequence ATGAATCCCAATCTGTCGAAAGCCATCGAAGTGCGTGACCTCCGCAAGGTCTACAACGGCCGCATCGCCGTCGACGGGATATCGTTCGACGTTCATACCGGCGAGGTCTTCGGATTTTTGGGGCCGAACGGCGCAGGCAAGACCACTACCGTCCGGATGCTCACGGGTATCATCGTCCCCGACGGAGGGAGTGCAACGATTCTGGGTCACGATGTCGTCAGGGAACCGGTGCGGAGCAAACAGGTGATCGGCGTCGTCCCGGAGACGGCTAACGCCTACGACGATCTGACGGCGTGGCAGAACCTGATGCTGATGGCGGATCTCTACGGCCTTTGGCGCTCCGCCGCCCGGCGACCCGCGACCGATCTCCTGGAAGAGCTCGGGCTCTTCGACCGGCGGGATCAGAAAGTCGCGGGGTTCTCCAAGGGCATGCGGCAGCGGCTGATCCTCGCGATGGCGCTCCTGCACGACCCGCCGCTACTCTTCCTCGACGAACCGACGAGCGGCCTTGACGTCCAGAGCACGCACCTGATGCTCGCGATCCTCAGCGAGAGGAACCGGGCGGGCACGACGATCTTTCTGACCACCCACAATATGGATGAGGCCAACCGGCTCTGCGACCGGGTGGGGATCATCAGAGCGGGGCGGATTGCGGCGATCGATTCGCCGAAACGGCTGAAGCAGACGATCAACCGGATGCACGCGATCGAGGTCGGGTTCGACCGCCCGGTGGAGGCGCCCGTCCTCGTTGGGCTTCCCGGGATCGACGGCGTTTCGCAGCACGGCGATACCTGGCGCCTCGAGACCGCGGATACCGATGCCGCGATCGCCTCGGTGGTTGCGGCCGCCCGGTCGTCGGGCGCCCGGATCCTGTCGCTCTCGACGCTCTCGCCGACGCTCGACGAGGTCTACCTCAGGCTCACCGGAGGAGACGAATGA